Proteins encoded by one window of Cuniculiplasma divulgatum:
- a CDS encoding M20 family metallopeptidase translates to MDYMKSRKMDMIQMLEDFVNMETPSVNKPLLDKFANHLLDIIEHITGLKCELIRSESAGNIIRCIFNPDAQEQILLLTHYDTVFDEGTTKKNPFRIESGKAYGPGVFDMKGGLVQTIFAMEYLVRNKTIKNKVVLLITSDEEIGSAFSRSIIEEEAKRSKFALVMEASLNGNLKTERKGVGTIMLKITGKAAHAGLDPKKGINAINAMSSIIEQIKNFSAGINDGTLINIGTIHGGTRTNVIPDFCEIGIDVRYSSEESAENVLLFLKSLKTGLAGSTTSVTYRMREPMTRTDLTKDLFQKVKLLASNIGLNIDEVSVSGASDGNICSKYCPVIDGLGAVGDGAHSENEYLLLDTLPERSALLGLIMTM, encoded by the coding sequence ATGGATTATATGAAAAGCAGAAAGATGGATATGATACAAATGCTGGAGGATTTTGTCAATATGGAAACTCCTTCAGTAAATAAACCACTTCTGGATAAATTTGCAAATCACCTTCTGGATATAATAGAACATATAACGGGGTTAAAGTGTGAATTAATTAGGTCAGAATCTGCTGGAAACATTATAAGATGTATATTCAACCCTGACGCACAGGAACAGATTTTGTTGTTAACTCATTATGACACCGTATTTGATGAGGGAACCACAAAGAAAAATCCATTCAGGATTGAAAGTGGAAAAGCATATGGACCCGGTGTCTTTGATATGAAAGGAGGCCTGGTGCAGACTATCTTTGCCATGGAATATCTTGTTAGAAATAAAACAATAAAAAACAAAGTTGTTTTACTAATTACGTCAGATGAGGAAATAGGCTCAGCCTTCTCCAGATCAATAATCGAGGAAGAGGCAAAGAGATCTAAATTTGCTCTGGTCATGGAAGCATCTCTTAATGGAAATCTCAAAACCGAAAGAAAAGGTGTTGGAACAATAATGCTGAAAATAACTGGAAAGGCGGCGCATGCAGGACTGGACCCAAAGAAAGGTATTAATGCAATAAATGCAATGAGTTCCATAATTGAGCAAATTAAAAACTTTTCCGCGGGTATTAATGATGGTACGTTAATTAACATAGGTACGATCCATGGTGGCACAAGAACCAATGTGATACCTGATTTCTGTGAGATTGGAATAGATGTTAGATACAGCTCTGAAGAATCTGCAGAAAATGTGTTATTATTTCTAAAATCATTAAAAACAGGGCTGGCAGGTTCTACAACATCAGTTACCTACAGAATGAGAGAACCCATGACCAGAACAGATTTAACAAAAGATCTTTTTCAAAAAGTAAAGCTACTTGCCAGCAATATTGGATTAAATATTGATGAAGTTTCAGTTTCTGGAGCAAGCGATGGAAATATCTGCTCTAAATACTGTCCAGTAATCGATGGTCTTGGAGCTGTCGGTGATGGTGCACATTCAGAAAATGAATATCTGCTCCTTGATACTCTTCCAGAACGTTCAGCCCTTTTAGGCCTGATAATGACCATGTGA